TCATACCTTGTTGTCAATGCTGATGAAAGTGAACCCGGAACCTGTAAAGACAGGGAAATCATGCGGCACGACCCACACAAGTTGTTGGAAGGCTGTCTGATTGCTGGAGTGGGGATGAGGGCTAGAGCTGCTTATATTTATATCAGGGGAGAGTATGTGAACGAAAGGAAGAGCCTTGAGAAGGCTAGGAAAGAAGCCTATGAAGCTGGATTGTTGGGGAAAAATGCTTGTGGAACTGGTTATGATTTTGACGTATATATTCATTTTGGTGCCGGAGCCTATATTTGTGGTGAAGAGACAGCTCTTCTGGAGAGCCTTGAGGGGAAACAAGGCAAACCAAGACTGAAGCCTCCATTTCCAGCTAATGCAGGACTTTATGGTTGTCCAACAACTGTCACAAATGTTGAAACAGTTGCTGTTTCACCAACCATCTTAAGGCGTGGGCCAGAGTGGTTTGCTAGTTTTGGTCGGAAGAATAATGCTGGGACAAAGCTATTTTGCATCTCAGGCCATGTAAACAAGCCCTGCACAGTGGAAGAGGAAATGAGTATTCCATTGAAGGAGCTGATAGAGAGGCACTGTGGTGGTGTTCGTGGAGGATGGGACAATTTACTTGCTGTTATACCAGGAGGTTCATCTGTTCCATTGATTCCCAAGAACATATGTGAGGATGTACTAATGGATTTTGATGCACTCAAAGCTGTGCAGTCAGGGTTGGGGACTGCTGCTGTAATTGTCATGGACAAGTCAACTGATATTGTAGATGCAATTGCAAGGCTCTCGTACTTCTATAAGCACGAGAGCTGTGGTCAATGTACACCATGTAGGGAAGGCACAG
This DNA window, taken from Nicotiana tabacum cultivar K326 chromosome 15, ASM71507v2, whole genome shotgun sequence, encodes the following:
- the LOC107771297 gene encoding NADH dehydrogenase [ubiquinone] flavoprotein 1, mitochondrial-like isoform X1; translated protein: MAPIKGLLSLQRTALVQRSSERWGLYGRLFSTQAASTASTPQPTPPPPPPEKTHFGGLKDEDRIFTNLYGLHDPYLKGAMKRGDWYRTKDLVLKGSDWIVNEMKKSGLRGRGGAGFPSGLKWSFMPKTTDGRPSYLVVNADESEPGTCKDREIMRHDPHKLLEGCLIAGVGMRARAAYIYIRGEYVNERKSLEKARKEAYEAGLLGKNACGTGYDFDVYIHFGAGAYICGEETALLESLEGKQGKPRLKPPFPANAGLYGCPTTVTNVETVAVSPTILRRGPEWFASFGRKNNAGTKLFCISGHVNKPCTVEEEMSIPLKELIERHCGGVRGGWDNLLAVIPGGSSVPLIPKNICEDVLMDFDALKAVQSGLGTAAVIVMDKSTDIVDAIARLSYFYKHESCGQCTPCREGTGWLWMIMERMKVGNAKLEEIDMLQEVTKQIEGHTICALGDAAAWPVQGLIRHFRPELERRIREHADRELQHAAAA
- the LOC107771297 gene encoding NADH dehydrogenase [ubiquinone] flavoprotein 1, mitochondrial-like isoform X2, whose protein sequence is MTELKKLVKEMTPNNNIILIIKLLNNMAPIKGLLSLQRTALVQRSSERWGLYGRLFSTQAASTASTPQPTPPPPPPEKTHFGGLKDEDRIFTNLYGLHDPYLKGAMKRGDWYRTKDLVLKGSDWIVNEMKKSGLRGRGGAGFPSGLKWSFMPKTTDGRPSYLVVNADESEPGTCKDREIMRHDPHKLLEGCLIAGVGMRARAAYIYIRGEYVNERKSLEKARKEAYEAGLLGKNACGTGYDFDVYIHFGAGAYICGEETALLESLEGKQGKPRLKPPFPANAGLYGCPTTVTNVETVAVSPTILRRGPEWFASFGRKNNAGTKLFCISGHVNKPCTVEEEMSIPLKELIERHCGGVRGGWDNLLAVIPGGSSVPLIPKNICEDVLMDFDALKAVQSGLGTAAVIVMDKSTDIVDAIARLSYFYKHESCGQCTPCREGTGWLWMIMERMKVGNAKLEEIDMLQEVTKQIEGHTICALGDAAAWPVQGLIRHFRPELERRIREHADRELQHAAAA